The Vicinamibacterales bacterium genome includes the window ACGGCGAGGGGGGCGAAGAAGTTCCGGTTGGTCCCTCCGAGAAGGTCGATGCCGCCACGATGCAGCGTATTCACCTGCTGCGTCAGCGCGAAGGCAATGGTGTCGAGGCGATCCCGGTACGCCGGGATGTTCGTGTCGCGTACATCCAGCCAGCCTGACAGCCGTCCCTTGGTGATGCCGGCGGTGATGTCGACGCCGCCGAGCGTGACCGCGGCCAGTCCGGCAGGGGCGACACTGGTGGCGGACAGCGCATAGGCGTTGCCGCCGATCACGATCGCACGCCCATTCCCCACCGACACATCCGCGCCGCCGTCTGCCCGCGGGACCACGGAGACGCCGGCCAGTTCCGACAGTTCCTTCAGGACCAGTCCCATCTGGTCCTTCAGTCCTTCCGTATCGGCGCCGTTGGCGCCGGCGATGGCGGCGTTCAATCCAGCCGCCTGCGAACCGAGCGCGTTGATGCGGTCGAGACCGCCGCGCACCTGCGCATCGGCCATCCGCTGCGCATCGCTCAACCGTGTTGAGAGGTCGCCGAATGCCCTGCCGATCAGCCCGCCCTGCAGGACCACGCTGTCACGTAAGACGGTGGACGTGGGGTCGTTGGCCAGGTCAGCAAAGGCGTCGAAGAACGCGGTCAGTTGGGCGTCGAGCGAGGCGCCCGGCGCGCCCAGTGACGCTTCCACCACCGCCAGCGAATCGGCGACGGCTCCCTCCCTGGCTTCCGCCGGCAACTCCTGGCGCACCCGCGCCTCGAGCATCGCGTCGCGACGGGCCCGAATGCCCAGCACTTCCACACCGGTCTGCCCCGAACCGCTTTGCGCCAATTCAACCGTGCGACGCGTGTACCCATCCGTGTTGAGATTGGCGATGTTCTGACCGGCCACGTCCAAACCGGCGCGCTGCGCGTCGAGCGCGCGGGCGGCCATCGCGAGGCTGCTCATGAGTCCGGACATCAGAGCCGTCCTTTCATGCCCGTACCGCGCAGACCCGGACCAACCGGCATGGCCGCCCGGTGGTCGTACCCGCCCGAGCGGCCCTGTGCCGCCAGCGCCGCCTGCACGACGTCGGCCGCCGCCGTGCCCAGGATGCGGCACCGTGCGAGGGCCGCGCGGGCACGCGTCAACTCGGCGGCGAGGGCGGCCCGATCAGCCGAGGCCACGGCGGTCACGTGGCCCAGATCGGCCAGCGCCGCCGCCAGCTTCTGCTCGGCGGCCATCAGCGCCGAATTGTCCGGTGTGGACAACGCGCTCGCCACCGCCTCGAGGGCGGCGGCCAATCGGGTGGCCAGAGCCACCGCAGGTGAGCGAACCATCGTCAGAATCCGTTACTCGTCCTGGCCCAGCGCGCGGTCGATCAACACATCGGCCAGCCGGCCGGGGTCGTTGCCGAGCTCACCGCTGGCGAGGAGGGCCTTCGCTCGCGCCACCACCTCGGGCCGCACGTCCGGCGTCTGGCCGGCTGCCGCCGCGGCGGACTGGGCCAGCTGGACGCCGGTCGAGAGGCTGACCTGATCCGCGGTTGCGGACGGCCGGACCCGCCCGGCGCCCTTGCTGTCCCGGGTCTCCGCGGCGTATGCCTGCTGCGCGGCGGCGGTTTCAAGATTGGCGCGGGTGTTGTCGATCTTCATATTGTGTCTCTCCCGATCTCGCGCCAAGGCGCTGGCGCACGAGACCGCCATGATTCCAGAATCGGCCAAGGCCATGAATCCTTTAATGGCCGTCCAGGCCGGCGGCGCCGGTGACCCGGGCGAGCCCGGCAACCGATTCGGGATCCACCGGTTGCCCGTTCTGCCGCACTTCGAAGTGGAGATGCGGCCCGGTGGCACGTCCGCTGCTGCCCGAGCGGGCAATCGCCTGTCCGGCGGCCACCGTCATTCCGGCCCGCACCTCGCTGGCCGACAGGTGCGCGTAGCGCGTCTCAGTTCCGCCACCGTGGTCGACCACGACCATGAGGCCGTAGCTGCCCCGCTCGCCGGCAAACGAGACCACGCCGCCGGCGGCGGCGCGCACGTCTTCGCCGTACGCGGTTCGCAGGTCCTGGCCGGCGTGAAACCGCGTCTCACCGAGAATCGGATCGGCGCGCCAGCCGAAGTCCGAGTTGACGATCGGACCCGGCGCCCGTGACATCGTCGCTCCGTCGGGCACCACGTCCGCCGGGGCCGGGGCGGGTGCCGACAAGGCCTCGAATCCTGCGATCGGGAATGCCCCGGCGCCGCTCGGCGCGCGCCGCGCCAGACTCTGCACCAGGAACTCCGACAGTCCGACGCCGCCCGAACGGCTGAGCGACAAGCCCAGTTCACTAGTGAAGGCGTCGGTCAGCATCGACCCGCCCAGGTCGTCGCCCTCGCTTTCCGCGTCCAGCGATTCCCGCATCTCTCGCAACATCTGCGCCAGCAACAGCGACTCGAACTGCTGCGCCAGTGCGCGAACCGCGGTCAGGTCCGGTCCGGAGGATTCGCCGCCGGCCGATTCAAGCGAACGATCGCGACGGTCGATTGTGTTGATGGCGTCCATGACTTAGAGGATCACGATGTCGGCGCGCAGCGCACCGGCGGCCTTCAAGGCCTGCATGATGGCGATGATGTCGCGGGGCGTGGCGCCAAGCGCGTTCAGGGCGCGCACCACGGCCTCGAGCGTCGTCCCCTCTTCGAGGGCCACCAGCCGAGACGGCTGGTCCTGCACGGTGACGTCGGTTTGGGGCACGACCACCGTGTCACCGGCGTTGGAGAACGGCGCCGCGGGCTGGGAGACGTCGTAACGCGTGCGAATCGTCACCGATAGATTGCCATGGGCCACGGCGGCCGCACCGAGACGGACGGCCCCGCCGATCACCACGGTTCCAGATCGTTCGTTGATGACGACCCGTGCCGGCACATCGGATTCCACCGGGATGACCTCGAGCCGCGCCATCATCTCGGAGATCGACGCCCGGTAATTTTCCGGCACGCGGATCGCCACGGTGCCGGGATCGACCACGTGCGCGGTGCCCACCCCGAGCTCGAGGTTGACGGCCTGCGCCACGCGCGACGCGCTCACGAAATCCGGTTCGCGGAGCGCCAGCGTGACAGTCTCCGTCGCCGGCAGGGTCGCGCCGTTGCCGAGCTGCACGGTCGCCCCGCTGGGCACGCGGCCCACGGTGAGATGGTTGACGGCCACCGAGTTGTCGCCGCCGCCGCCGCCGAAGCCGCCGATCGATAACGGCCCCTGCGCCAGCGCGTAAATCTGGCCGTTGGGGCCGCGCAGCGGGGTGGCGAGGAGCGTGCCGCCCTGCAGGCTGCGCGCGTCACCGACGGAAGAGGCCGTGATATCGACGCGGGCGCCGGCTCGCGCGAAGTTGGGAAGTTCGGCGGTCACCAGCACGGCCGCCACGTTCTCCACCTTCACCTGGCCGGCCGGCACCGACAGGCCGAACTTCTCGAGCATGTTGGTCAGCGACTGGATCGAGAACAGCGTCTGCCGGCGGTCGCCGGTCTTGTTGAGACCGACCACCAGGCCGTAACCGAGGAGCGGCATCGCGGCCAGCCCCTGCAACGACGCCACATCCTTCAGGCGCGCCGCCGGATCCACTCGGGCGGAAGCGGCGCTGGCGCTGACCAGCAGGAAGACCACAATCGGAACGCGAAGATACTGCCGCATGGGACGCACCTCTAGAAGATCTTGTTGAGAAACCGCACCAGCCAGCCTGGCGACAGGCTGTCCTTGATCAGACCGCGGCCGAAGTAGCGAATGCGCAACTGGCCGAGTGCGGCTGACGAGACGACGTTTCCGGGGCCGACATCGGCCACCCGCGCCACGCCCGTCAGCACCACGATCTGACGGTCGCCGTTGATCTCGATCTCGCGCACCCCCTCGAGCAGCAGGTCGCCGTTCGGCAGCACCTCGGCGACACGCGCGGTGACGATCGCCGACAGCGAGCCCGCGCGCGTGGTCGCGCCGGCGCCCGTGAACCCGGTCTCCGCCTTGGCCGCCGCCAGGCTCGCGGGCGTCACGATGCCAGGCAGTTTCTTCTCGAGGCCGAACAGCGACGGCACGCCGATGTCGGCGCCGCTCGATTTCGACAGCGTCGAGTCGGCAGTCCCCGACGCCGACAGGTTCTCCGCGATGTTGATGGTCACCAGATCGTTGACCCGCCGCGCGCGCAGGTCGGCCATGAGGCCGTTCATCCAGCCGTACGGCTCCGCCGCGGGTCCTGCGGCCTGGGTCCGCGCGGTCTCGAGATAGCGGGCGATCAACTCGTTGTAGGTGTCGGCGGCTTTGGCGTTGCCCTTCTTGCCCTGCGCCAGGGCGGGCATCGCCGTCACCGTCATCACCCAGGCGAACAGTACGGCTCTAGTCATGAACGATCTCCACGGTGCCCGCAGACACCACGCGGGCCTTGAGGGCGCGACGGCTGTGCGCGTTGATGACGCGAATCACCGACCCGGTGCCGCCGTTCTGAGCCGCCACCATCGTCGCCGAGACGTCGGCGCCGGACACGACGGCGGTGGCCACGACCTCATCGCCGACGCGAACGGTGGGGGCGAGCGCCAGCACCGAGCGCCCGAGACAGGCGCCGGCCGCCAGGTCCCGGACGGCGCGGCTGCGGTGGGCCTCGGCCAGGGTTGGAACGGGACGCAGCACGCCGGTCTCGATCGCGTGACGAGCGGGCGCGAGATCGTCCGTCCGCAGGTCATGGCCGCGCCCGATCGCCCGTCGCGCGTGCGCGTGATCGAGGATGACGCGCACGCTGGCCAGCGCTCGTCCGCGGCGCGCCGAGCGGCGCGATTCGGCGGGCTCCGTGGACTCGAGGGTGAAGCGCATCGGGCGATCCAGCCGCGCCGCCGGATCGGGAATGGCTCGCATCCGTTGCGCCGCGACGGGAGACAGCACGCGCAGGTCCTCGACCAGCACCGTCGCGTCCGCGCCCATGCGTTCGCGGATGGCGGCCACAATCGCGGCGGCGACCCGGCCGCCCGGATCGCCGGCGGCGGTGGGCCCCGGGGCCGAGAGCAGGAGTGCGGTCGTCAGCAGGCTCAACATCACCTGGCCAGGTTGTTGACTTGCGCCAGCATCTCGTCGGCCGCCTTGATGACCTTCGAGTTGGCCTCGTAGGCGCGCTGGCCGAGGATCATGTTGATCATCTCCTCCACCACGCTGACGTTGGAGTCTTCGAGGAATCCCTGCTGGAGGGTGCCGCGACCGTCGGTGCCCGGCGCGCCCACCTGGGGCTCGCCGGATGCGGTCGTCGCGGTGTAGATGTTGCCCCCCATGGGCTTCAACCCGGCCGGGTTCTGGAAGGACGCCATCTCGAGGGTGCCCACCTGCTGGGCGGCGGTCTGCCCGGCCACCATCGCCGACACGATCCCGTCCTTCGAGATGGTGACCGAGGTGGTGGCCAGCGGAAGCGAGATGGCAGGCTCGACGGTATAGCCTTCTGACGTCACGACCTGCCCTTGCGCGTTGCGCTGCAGCGCGCCTGCCCGTGTGTATCCGGTGCTGCCGTCGGGCAATGACACCTGCAGGAAGCCGTCGCCCTGAATCGCCACGTCCATCGGTGAATTGGTGGCGCGCAGGTTGCCCGAACTGAAGTCGCGCGAGGTCGCGACCGGACGGGTGCCGAGACCGGTCTGCATGCCGGTGGGCGATTCGCCGGCGCCGGGCGTCGGCGAACCCGGCGCCGTGGTTTCCTGATAGACCAGATCTTCGAACTGAACGTGGCTCTTCTTGAACCCTGGCGTGTTGACGTTCGCCAGGTTGTGGGCGACGTTGTCGATGTTGGCCTGCTGAGCGTTCATGCCGCTGGCGGCCGTATACAAGGCGCGAATCATGGTCTACTCCTAAGCGGTTACCGGCGTCCAAGCGAGTCAATGGCTCGCCCGTCGACATCATTCATGAGCACCGAGACGGCCTTCTGCAACGCCTGAAAACTGCGCGACACGCCGGTCAGCTCGCCGATGCGCTCCGACACCGACACGTTCGATTCCTCGAACACGCCGGACTTCACGACCGCTCCGTCGACGGGCTGCGGAACCTGCGACGGCCCGGCCCGCAGAATGGCGCCACCCTCGCGGACCAGCTCGCGCGGCTCGTTGAACCTGACGACCTGCAGTTTGCCGGCGGCTTTGTTCCCGCTCATCACGGTGCCGTCGTCGGCGATTGTCGCCACGCCGGTACCGAGCTTGATGGGACCGTCCTCGCCCAGCACCACGCTGCCGTCGGAAGTCTTCAACGACCCGTCCGCCGCCTGCAGCAAGTTGCCATTCCGGGTGTAGCGGGGGCCGTTCGGAGTTTGCACCAAGAGAAATCCGTCCCCCTGGATAGCGATGTCGAGTTGCCGGCCGGTCGGTGTCACCGTCCCCTGCCGCATGTCGAGGCGGCGCCGGCCAACGGAGACGTCGATGGCGGTTTCGAGGGCGTCGCCAAACGCTGGACGCGGCGCGTTCGCGTTGCTCACGCGTTCGCCCTTGAAGCCGGCGGTGCCGGTGTTGGCCAGGTCCTCCGACAGGCGATCGAGCTGGTCGAGCCGGGCCCGCATGCCGCTCAGTGCGATGTAATAGCCGCCTGACATGGCACCTCCTCTGGTGACGTCACATTGACCGCACGGGCCAGCAGCACGTCCTCGACGAGGCCGCCGCCTTGCACCCGGACCCAGGTATACGGCTCCCATCGGGCTTCGGTCACGGTGGTGTCGCCGCCGCGGGTCGCGGCGGCGGCAATGTGCGCGGCGGCGTCCGAGAGGCTGGCGGTTTGCACGAAGTCAGTCGCGGAGGTGCCGCTGGCACTGGCGTCCACATCGGCGCCATAGTTGGCGAGCAGAGCCCGCCAGTCGTCATCCGTGACCAGGTAAGGTTCGGGCACCCACCCCGTCAGCCGCCGAAGCGCGCCCAGCGCGCGTCGCGGCACGGGCGCGGAACAGGCCACGCGCAGGCGGCCCTCTTCAACGCCGCTGATTGGCACCAGGCCAAGCGCCCGGACCGCGTGAGGAGACAGACCGCATGGCGCGTCCCGCACCGCCGAGACGTCCACGGCGGCGAGATAACCGACACCGGCCTGCGCCGCCAGCACGCGGAGGACGCCCTCGCGCTCCGCCGCGCCCATCGCACACAGTTGTTCGCCGAGCTTCAGCCGGCTCCCCTGCTGCGCCGTCAGCGCGCGCTCGATGGCGTCGGCGCCGCAGATGCCGTGTGTCGCAGGAGCGCGCCCAGCCGCATCGGCGGCACGGCGGGAATCCCCGCGGCTACCGGGCGCGCTTCGATGAGCCGCCGGCGCGCCATGCGCTCGACACACGCCTTCGAACAGAACCACAAGCCGTCGACGTTGGCGCCCAGGCCGTGCCGCACGAGCAGCTCCGGACGCCACCGACCACACGCTTCAGCCGCGCATCGCGCCATGATTGTCTCCAGACTCTGCGATGGTCGATGCCAGTTCCAGGTGGAGCCGCACTTCGCCATGGGAAAGGGCCTCGGCGGCGGCAATGTCGTCAATCGACTGCCCGTGCCGCGCCGCGCTGGTGATCCGCCGCGCCGTGGCGCCGCGGGACGACCGGGCGGCACGCTGAGGCGCGGTCCGGTCAAGTTCGGTGGCGACGTTGGCAAGGCCGATCTCGGTAGTGTCGGTCAGCAACTCCAGGGCGGCCGCGAGGTGGGCCAGCCGATCGCCAAAACGGCTCAAGGTCTTGAGCGCCGCCGACACGCGCACGATCACCACCGCCTCGGCCAGCGCCACCAGCGCGAGTCCGCCAATCACGTAGATTTCCACCCTATGCCTCCAATGCCCGGATTCGCTCGGTCGGGCTCACCACGTCGGTAATCCTGACGCCGTAGTTGCCGCCGACCACGACCACCTCGCCGCGGGCGATCAACCGATCCCCAACCAGCATCTGCACCGGCTCGTCGGGCGAACGCTCCATGTCGATGATCGATCCCGGTCCCAGTGTCAGGAGGGTCTTGAGGGGCATCACCGTTCGGGCGAACCGGACGACCAGCGGCAACTCGATGTCGAGCACCGCGTCGAGCTTGTTCGCAGCCCCGTGGTCCGCCGCGCCGGCGACTCTGGCCGTTGCGACCATGGCCGTCGTGGCGACGGCGGCCTCGGCCACGATGGTGGCCCCGCCAACCGCGACGCGGGCGACGGCGTCGCCCACGTGGAGGTCCGCCCACACCGCCGGGGCCGGCGACTCCCCGGCCGCGGCGCCCGCGAGGGCAATCTCAACAGCGGTGAACGGCGGCTTGGTCGCCTGCGCTCCGGCGGCCTGCGACCACATTTCCCCGAGCATGTCCGCCACCGTGGCCGCATCGGGGGTCTCGTCCATGCCCATGACGCGCCGCGCCAGGGCCTCGGCGCCTGATTGATCGACCCACAACAACGCGGTTCCGGTGAGCGCGCCCTTGGCGGTGGCCGTGATGCACCATCCCGGCCCGTGCGCGCCCTCGGCCGCCGGTGAGGCGGTGACGCCGCCCACCACGGCGTCAATGGCCGCGACGAGTTCGGCGATCAGCGATTCCGCAAACGATCGGGGAGTCAGCGGTGTCTCCATGTCAGGCTGCGGTCCGGGCGCGACCGCCGCAGCGCTGATCGAGACGCACACCGATGCGGCCCGCCTCGACCGACAGGCGGCCCTTGAACTTCGCGGTGCTCCCGACCAGGACGTCGATGGGCCGGTGCGCGGCGACGCCGAGCGATACGACGTCGCCGGGCGCGAGGGCCAGCAGTTCGCGGGCCGGCAGTTGCGATGCGAGCAGCGCGCTGATCGCCACCGGAACCCGCGAGAGGCTCTCGTGCACCCACTGCCGCTCGCTGGCCGTCGGCTCCCGGCGCTGACGATGCCAGGCTTGCGCGAAATGGCTGCCGGTGGTTTCGACGAGGCTGACGGGCAGACAGAGGTTGGCCATCGCCCGCGAGTCGCCGACCTTCATGTCGAACACGATCATGATCACGGTCTCGTTCGGCGCGGCCACCTGCAGCATCTGCGGCCGTGTCTCGCGGCCGCGAATGCCAAAGGCCAACTCGACCAAGGGGCGCCAGGTCTCGGTCAAGGCGTCCAGAAAGAGCTTCACGATCGCGTCAATGACGTGCTGTTCGATGTCGGTCAGCGCACGGGTCAGCGTCGCGGTCTTGCCAACACCGCCCAGCATCCGGTCGATGATGGCGAAGGCTACCGCCGGATTGATCTCGAGCGCGCCCAACTCGTCGAAGGGCGGGATGGCCAGCGCATAGAATGCGGTCGGGTCGGCCAGCGACATCAGGAACTCGGAATACGAGAACTGCTCGACCGACACCACCGACACGTCGGAGATCGTGCGCAGGTACGCCGACATCGAGGTCGAGACATTGCGGGCGAAGCGGTCGTGCAGGAACCGCAGCGAATGCAACTGCTCCTTCGACACGCGGTCGGGGCGCCGGAAGTTGTAGCGGCGGACCGCCGACGGCTCGGGCTCGTCGTGCCGTTCCGGGGCGGACTCGACGGGCGCCGACAGCAGGGCGTCGATTTCGTCCTGGGTGAGGATCTTGCCCATGCGACTAGTGCGTCCCCTTCCGCTGGATGACATCGCCCAGGAACGACCGCAGCCGCGCCACGGCCTGCGTGCGCAACTGCGACACCCGCGACTCACCGACGCCAATCACTTCGCCGATTTCCGCCAGCGTCAACTCTTCTTCGTAATAGAGGGCGAGGATCTGCCGTTCGCGGTCGGGCAGTTGTGCCACGGCGCGAGCCAGATGCCCGCGCAGCTCTTCCCGCTCGAGGCGGGCGTGGGGCCCTTCCGCCGGCTCGATGGCCAGTTCCAGGGCCGACTGGCCCTCACCACTGGCCGCGGCCTGACGGATCGACGCCAGGTCCACACTCCGCAGTTGATCGAGCATCCGGTCGTACTCGGGCTCCGAAACATTCAGCGCGGCGGCGATCTCGGCGGCGTCGGGTTCGCGTCGGAGTTCGCCGCGCAGGCGCCCGATGGCACTGTCAACGTCCCGGCGCAGCTTGCGGACCGCCCTCGGCGCCCAATCGAGCCCGCGTAACGAGTCGAGCATGGCACCGTGGATCCGGCGCCGTGCGAAGGCGTCGAAGGGCACGCCCAGCGCAGGCTTGAAGCGGCCCGCCGCGTCAATCAGCCCGAGCACGCCAACGCTGACGAGCTCCGAGACCTCGACCTGCGAGGGCAGGCGGTGGGCCAGCCGGCTGGCCATCGTCTTGACCAGACCGACGTGTTCCATTACGAGCTTGTCGCGGATTTCCAGATCATCAGACTGTCCCGTCATGCCTACCTCCGCGTCCCCGTTGTCTTGTCCATCGCGGGTGAACTCAATCGCCGGCTCAACATGTGGCCGCCGCCCAGGCGCCCGCTTCGTCTCGCAGCACCGCGGCCGCGAGCCCCTCCGACGTGGCGCGCGCCAGATCCTCCGGAACGCGCTGGCCCGCCGTCATGTACGACACGGGAATCTGCCGCTCGGCGAGCACACCCAGGAGCGGCGCCAGCGACTCGGCTTCATCGACTTTCGTGATCACCAACCGGTTCGGGTGGACGTCGTAATAGGCGTCCAGGATGCGGCGAGCCGACGTCGCGCTGGTGTCTGCCGCCATCACCAGATGCGTC containing:
- the flgK gene encoding flagellar hook-associated protein FlgK yields the protein MSSLAMAARALDAQRAGLDVAGQNIANLNTDGYTRRTVELAQSGSGQTGVEVLGIRARRDAMLEARVRQELPAEAREGAVADSLAVVEASLGAPGASLDAQLTAFFDAFADLANDPTSTVLRDSVVLQGGLIGRAFGDLSTRLSDAQRMADAQVRGGLDRINALGSQAAGLNAAIAGANGADTEGLKDQMGLVLKELSELAGVSVVPRADGGADVSVGNGRAIVIGGNAYALSATSVAPAGLAAVTLGGVDITAGITKGRLSGWLDVRDTNIPAYRDRLDTIAFALTQQVNTLHRGGIDLLGGTNRNFFAPLAVAAGAAAAVTMDPGVAADSRLVAASQSGAAGDNQVAKAIAGVREARIVGATATLAEGWGQLVYQVGSDAQTAQTQQMSRREIVDQVAKLRDQISGVSLDEEAAMMMRFQRAYEANAKYFSAVDQMLATLMRIVGGG
- the flgM gene encoding flagellar biosynthesis anti-sigma factor FlgM; protein product: MKIDNTRANLETAAAQQAYAAETRDSKGAGRVRPSATADQVSLSTGVQLAQSAAAAAGQTPDVRPEVVARAKALLASGELGNDPGRLADVLIDRALGQDE
- a CDS encoding peptidoglycan DD-metalloendopeptidase family protein produces the protein MDAINTIDRRDRSLESAGGESSGPDLTAVRALAQQFESLLLAQMLREMRESLDAESEGDDLGGSMLTDAFTSELGLSLSRSGGVGLSEFLVQSLARRAPSGAGAFPIAGFEALSAPAPAPADVVPDGATMSRAPGPIVNSDFGWRADPILGETRFHAGQDLRTAYGEDVRAAAGGVVSFAGERGSYGLMVVVDHGGGTETRYAHLSASEVRAGMTVAAGQAIARSGSSGRATGPHLHFEVRQNGQPVDPESVAGLARVTGAAGLDGH
- a CDS encoding flagellar basal body P-ring protein FlgI, producing the protein MRQYLRVPIVVFLLVSASAASARVDPAARLKDVASLQGLAAMPLLGYGLVVGLNKTGDRRQTLFSIQSLTNMLEKFGLSVPAGQVKVENVAAVLVTAELPNFARAGARVDITASSVGDARSLQGGTLLATPLRGPNGQIYALAQGPLSIGGFGGGGGDNSVAVNHLTVGRVPSGATVQLGNGATLPATETVTLALREPDFVSASRVAQAVNLELGVGTAHVVDPGTVAIRVPENYRASISEMMARLEVIPVESDVPARVVINERSGTVVIGGAVRLGAAAVAHGNLSVTIRTRYDVSQPAAPFSNAGDTVVVPQTDVTVQDQPSRLVALEEGTTLEAVVRALNALGATPRDIIAIMQALKAAGALRADIVIL
- a CDS encoding flagellar basal body L-ring protein FlgH is translated as MTRAVLFAWVMTVTAMPALAQGKKGNAKAADTYNELIARYLETARTQAAGPAAEPYGWMNGLMADLRARRVNDLVTINIAENLSASGTADSTLSKSSGADIGVPSLFGLEKKLPGIVTPASLAAAKAETGFTGAGATTRAGSLSAIVTARVAEVLPNGDLLLEGVREIEINGDRQIVVLTGVARVADVGPGNVVSSAALGQLRIRYFGRGLIKDSLSPGWLVRFLNKIF
- the flgA gene encoding flagellar basal body P-ring formation chaperone FlgA, which encodes MLSLLTTALLLSAPGPTAAGDPGGRVAAAIVAAIRERMGADATVLVEDLRVLSPVAAQRMRAIPDPAARLDRPMRFTLESTEPAESRRSARRGRALASVRVILDHAHARRAIGRGHDLRTDDLAPARHAIETGVLRPVPTLAEAHRSRAVRDLAAGACLGRSVLALAPTVRVGDEVVATAVVSGADVSATMVAAQNGGTGSVIRVINAHSRRALKARVVSAGTVEIVHD
- the flgG gene encoding flagellar basal-body rod protein FlgG — its product is MIRALYTAASGMNAQQANIDNVAHNLANVNTPGFKKSHVQFEDLVYQETTAPGSPTPGAGESPTGMQTGLGTRPVATSRDFSSGNLRATNSPMDVAIQGDGFLQVSLPDGSTGYTRAGALQRNAQGQVVTSEGYTVEPAISLPLATTSVTISKDGIVSAMVAGQTAAQQVGTLEMASFQNPAGLKPMGGNIYTATTASGEPQVGAPGTDGRGTLQQGFLEDSNVSVVEEMINMILGQRAYEANSKVIKAADEMLAQVNNLAR
- a CDS encoding flagellar hook basal-body protein; amino-acid sequence: MSGGYYIALSGMRARLDQLDRLSEDLANTGTAGFKGERVSNANAPRPAFGDALETAIDVSVGRRRLDMRQGTVTPTGRQLDIAIQGDGFLLVQTPNGPRYTRNGNLLQAADGSLKTSDGSVVLGEDGPIKLGTGVATIADDGTVMSGNKAAGKLQVVRFNEPRELVREGGAILRAGPSQVPQPVDGAVVKSGVFEESNVSVSERIGELTGVSRSFQALQKAVSVLMNDVDGRAIDSLGRR
- a CDS encoding FliM/FliN family flagellar motor switch protein yields the protein METPLTPRSFAESLIAELVAAIDAVVGGVTASPAAEGAHGPGWCITATAKGALTGTALLWVDQSGAEALARRVMGMDETPDAATVADMLGEMWSQAAGAQATKPPFTAVEIALAGAAAGESPAPAVWADLHVGDAVARVAVGGATIVAEAAVATTAMVATARVAGAADHGAANKLDAVLDIELPLVVRFARTVMPLKTLLTLGPGSIIDMERSPDEPVQMLVGDRLIARGEVVVVGGNYGVRITDVVSPTERIRALEA
- the fliM gene encoding flagellar motor switch protein FliM, whose product is MGKILTQDEIDALLSAPVESAPERHDEPEPSAVRRYNFRRPDRVSKEQLHSLRFLHDRFARNVSTSMSAYLRTISDVSVVSVEQFSYSEFLMSLADPTAFYALAIPPFDELGALEINPAVAFAIIDRMLGGVGKTATLTRALTDIEQHVIDAIVKLFLDALTETWRPLVELAFGIRGRETRPQMLQVAAPNETVIMIVFDMKVGDSRAMANLCLPVSLVETTGSHFAQAWHRQRREPTASERQWVHESLSRVPVAISALLASQLPARELLALAPGDVVSLGVAAHRPIDVLVGSTAKFKGRLSVEAGRIGVRLDQRCGGRARTAA
- the fliA gene encoding RNA polymerase sigma factor FliA; the protein is MTGQSDDLEIRDKLVMEHVGLVKTMASRLAHRLPSQVEVSELVSVGVLGLIDAAGRFKPALGVPFDAFARRRIHGAMLDSLRGLDWAPRAVRKLRRDVDSAIGRLRGELRREPDAAEIAAALNVSEPEYDRMLDQLRSVDLASIRQAAASGEGQSALELAIEPAEGPHARLEREELRGHLARAVAQLPDRERQILALYYEEELTLAEIGEVIGVGESRVSQLRTQAVARLRSFLGDVIQRKGTH